From the genome of Eublepharis macularius isolate TG4126 chromosome 12, MPM_Emac_v1.0, whole genome shotgun sequence, one region includes:
- the LOC129339852 gene encoding vomeronasal type-2 receptor 26-like encodes MSPTEAHQNTGIIRLLLHFQWKWVGLFAADDDSGENFVKVLEPLLSQNGICLALMRKIPNKSNWNDLDYLNDIFLSTYLPFRGSNANTFIFYGDSVALTASILIFLSNPNYKENASLRKVWIMTSQIDFALTGLQRAWDFEIFHGSIAFTIPSNEPYGFQNFLQNIKPYKKQEDGFLKEFWEQAFDCFYPNPQEPVDVSEICTGEERLGSLPESLFEMCMTGHSYSIYNAVYAVAHAIHVLYSFRCNQRTVKGGQRTELKDVQPWQIHRFLQVIAFNNSAGEIVSFNDKREMGAALDIMNLVTFPNKSFHRVKIGQVNSNAPEGQEFIIQENMIVWQTIFNQVLPLSVCNDYCKPGYHKKKKEGEKFCCYNCVPCPEGKISSQKDMDDCIKCPSDQYPTKDQDGCIPKRMSFLTFKEPLGISLASAAVSLALITIMVLGTFIKHKDTPVVKANNRDITYILLIALLLCFLSSLLFLGQPTKVTCFLRQSSFSIIFSMAVSCVLAKTITVVVAFMATRPKSSMRKWVGKRLANSVVLSCSLIEAGICMLWLGISPPFPDFDMLYLTKEIIVECYEGSVLIFYIVLGYMGLLSIISLSVAFLARKLPDAFNEAKFITFSMLIFCSVWLSFIPTYLSTRGKYMVAVEIFSILASGAGLLGCIFSPKCYVILVRPELNRREKLFMNKYNIGCNS; translated from the exons ATGAGCCCAACTGAAGCTCATCAGAACACTGGGATCATCCGGTTACTTCTCCATTTCCAATGGAAGTGGGTCGGACTTTTTGCAGCGGATGATGACAGTGGagaaaattttgtgaaagtcCTGGAGCCCCTTCTTTCCCAAAATGGaatctgtttggctttgatgcGGAAAATTCCAAACAAATCCAACTGGAATGACCTGGATTACCTCAATGATATATTTTTATCTACATACCTACCTTTTAGAGGCAGCAATGCCAATACATTTATCTTCTATGGAGATTCTGTTGCACTTACAGCAAGCATTCTTATATTCCTCAGCAACCCCAACTATAAGGAAAATGCATCATTGAGAAAAGTGTGGATTATGACATCCCAAATTGATTTTGCACTAACAGGTCTTCAGAGGGCCTGGGATTTTGAGATCTTCCATGGGTCCATTGCCTTCACAATTCCCTCAAATGAACCTTATGGCTTCCAGAATTTTCTCCAAAACATAAAACCTTATAAAAAACAAGAAGATGGCTTTCTCAAGGAATTCTGGGAGCAAGCATTTGACTGTTTCTATCCGAATCCCCAGGAGCCAGTGGATGTCAGTGAAATCTGTACTGGGGAGGAGAGGCTAGGCAGCCTTCCTGAGTCACTGTTTGAAATGTgcatgactggccacagctacagCATCTACAATGCAGTCTATGCCGTAGCACATGCTATTCATGTTCTGTATTCGTTCAGATGCAATCAAAGGACTGTGAAGGGTGGCCAAAGAACAGAACTTAAAGATGTCCAGCCTTGGCAG ATTCACCGCTTTCTACAAGTCATTGCATTTAACAACTCAGCTGGAGAAATAGTATCTTTTAATGATAAGAGGGAAATGGGAGCTGCATTGGATATAATGAACCTGGTCACATTTCCAAACAAGTCCTTCCAtagggtgaaaattggacagGTAAACTCCAATGCTCCTGAAGGCCAAGAGTTCATCATTCAAGAGAATATGATTGTGTGGCAAACCATTTTTAACCAG GTGCTGCCCCTATCTGTGTGCAATGATTACTGCAAGCCCGGCTAtcataagaaaaagaaagaaggggagaaattttGCTGCTACAATTGTGTTCCTTGCCCAGAGGGGAAGATTTCAAGCCAAAAGG ACATGGATGATTGCATCAAATGTCCAAGTGATCAATATCCAACCAAGGACCAAGATGGATGCATTCCCAAGAGAATGAGCTTCCTGACTTTTAAAGAACCTTTAGGAATTAGTTTGGCTTCTGCAGCTGTTTCTTTAGCTCTGATCACAATCATGGTGTTAGGGACTTTCATTAAACACAAGGACACCCCAGTTGTCAAAGCCAATAACCGGGACATCACCTACATCCTTCTCATTGCTCTCCTGCTCTGTTTCCTCTCTTCTTTGCTATTCCTTGGCCAACCAACAAAGGTGACCTGCTTCCTCCGACAATCTTccttcagcatcatcttctcaATGGCCGTGTCTTGTgtcttggccaaaaccatcactgtggttgtagctttcatggccaccaGACCCAAGTCCAgcatgaggaagtgggtggggaaaagactggCCAACTCCGTTGTCCTTTCCTGCTCCCTTATTGAAGCAGGAATTTGTATGTTATGGCTTggaatctctccccctttcccagatTTTGACATGCTCTATTTGACTAAAGAGATCATAGTAGAATGTTACGAAGGATCTGTCCTCATATTCTACATTGTCTTGGGTTATATGGGCCTTCTGTCCATCATCAGCTTGAgtgtggctttcctagccagaAAGTTGCCAGATGcttttaatgaagccaagttcatcaccttcagcatgctcatcttttgcagtgtttggttaTCTTTCAttccaacctacctgagcacccgagggaaatacatggtagctgtggagatcttctctatTTTGGCCTCCGGTGCAGGGTTACTGGGTTGTATCTTTTCCCCTAAATGTTATGTGATCCTGGTGAGACCTGAGCTGAACAGGAGAGAGAAACTATTTATGAACAAATACAACATAGGTTGCAATTCCTAA